The genomic region TGCAGTTCATCTTCCTTTACTTCTTCCGGTCTCTCAGCACTCATAATGCTTAACCTCCTTTTTCCAGCAGGCATAATATTTAACAAAACAAGAATTGGCACCAAAGATGATAATTTGTTTTGTCATTGTAGATGACATATTATCAGATAATGATCGGCATTGCAAGCTCAAAGCTAAATCCCTGAGTGTTATGACACGCGGAGGATAATGTATGTTTTTATTTATCTACAAAAAAATAAATCGCCCCGAAAATCGGAGATTTTCAGAGTTAATCAGGTCAAAAAGTATCTAATCTAAAATAATTTTTGCCACAGGTGTTGACTAAAGGTCGGCTATTGTGTATACTGTTTTATGCCGAATGATGATGAATAAAATTCATGCGGTGAGGTAGCTCAGGTTGGTAGAGCAGTGGACTGAAAATCCTCGTGTCGGCGGTTCGAATCCGCCCCTCACCACCATTTTCCTGCGGGAGTAGCTCAGCTGGTAGAGCGCCAGTTTGCCATACTGGAGGTCGCGGGTTCAAATCCCGTTTCCCGCTCCATTTTTATTGGCGGCATAGCCAAGTCTGGAAAGGCAGAGGACTGCAAATCCTTCATCCCCCGGTTCAAATCCGGGTGCCGCCTCCATTTTAAAATCAGATTCTGCCGGGATGGCGGAATTGGCAGACGCATCGGACTTAAAATCCGGTGGGCACATTTTTGCCCGTGTGGGTTCGAGTCCCACTCCCGGCACCATGTATAAAAAGATAATCACGCGTGTGGGTATAGCTCAGCTGGTCAGAGCGCCACGTTGACATCGTGGAGGTCAGTGGTTCAAATCCACTTACCCACACCATTTTTATATTCTTCGATGCTTCATCGCTTTCAATGGTTAAAAACCAGCCTCGATATACATTTCTCTCAAAATTCATCGCTCTCTTCATAATCTTTTTCCATTTCTCCTGCCGAATTTAAAATTCAGACGAATTTAAGATGCAGGAATGATAGTATACCTGTATTTTTACATATTTTTATCATATAATACAGGAGATTAGGGGTTTTTCTTCAACTTGATAATATGAGACTTTACAAAATCATATCAATTTAAACAGGGGGTATATTTGATGAAAAAAGGGGCTTTATCTATTCTGCTGGTTTTTGCACTGGTTTTACTCTTTTCGACAGGTCTGGCCGCTGAAACTTATACCGTGGGCACCAGTGCCGGATTTCCTCCCTTTGAATACGTCGAAGATGGAGAGATTGTAGGCTTTGACATCGATCTTATGGAAGCTATAGGCGAGGAGCAGGGTTTTGAGGTGGAATTTGTAGATATAAGTTTTGATTCATTGATTCCCGGTCTCAACGCCGGCCAGTTCGACATCGTTGCCGCCGGTATGACAATCACCGAGGAAAGAGCTGAAGTTGTCGACTTTACCGACCCCTATTTCTCGGCCAATCAGGCTGTTCTGGTCAGAGAGGATTCTGAGGATGATCTGACTGTATTGTATGGTGATAATAAACTGGCGGTACAAACAGGAACAACCGGTGATCTCTGGGTTGAAGAAAATCTGCAGGATCCCGAAATTTTCACCGGAGATGTGACCCACTTCGATACTTTTGTTATGGCGGTCCAGGATCTGGTCAATGAAAATGTGGACGGAGTTGTACTCGATACGCCTGTAGCCCAGCGTTATGCGGAAGAAAATCCTGTCGAAATGGTCGCAGAAATTATCACGGGTGAGGAGTACGGACTGGCTGTAGCCGACGGTAATACTGAGCTTCTTGAAAAGCTCAACGAAGGACTCGAGCAGGTTAGAGAATCCGGTCGCATGGACGAACT from Halarsenatibacter silvermanii harbors:
- a CDS encoding basic amino acid ABC transporter substrate-binding protein, with product MKKGALSILLVFALVLLFSTGLAAETYTVGTSAGFPPFEYVEDGEIVGFDIDLMEAIGEEQGFEVEFVDISFDSLIPGLNAGQFDIVAAGMTITEERAEVVDFTDPYFSANQAVLVREDSEDDLTVLYGDNKLAVQTGTTGDLWVEENLQDPEIFTGDVTHFDTFVMAVQDLVNENVDGVVLDTPVAQRYAEENPVEMVAEIITGEEYGLAVADGNTELLEKLNEGLEQVRESGRMDELLDKHF